The Perca fluviatilis chromosome 24, GENO_Pfluv_1.0, whole genome shotgun sequence genome has a window encoding:
- the tubgcp3 gene encoding gamma-tubulin complex component 3 has translation MATLDQKSPNVLLQSLCCRITGKSEAEVAHQFQYAVRVIGSNYAPTIERDEFLVSEKIKKELLKQRREADAALFSELHRKLQTQSVLKHRWSVLYLLLSLSEDPRKPSSRVGNYGALFAQALPRDAHSTPFYCTRPQSLALGYGERSAALSASVGTSGISSLGVYTLNGPTATPQSLLAGQPPQSAAGGGQPLGSRLAWALPVSCSPSSALAPLATRPALGPPVPSSRVVRPRRDGEVSEAALVRDILYVFQGIDGKFIKMSAQDNCYKIDSKVVLCKSLRDTSSRLAELGWLHNKVRKYTDARSLDRAFGLVGQSFCASLHQELKEYYRLLSVLHSQLQVEDEQGVIVCSESTLTLRRLLVWMYDPKSRLKTLAALVDFCQGRKGGELASAVHSYGKTGDPQMRALVQHILSLVSHPILNFLYRWIYDGELEDTYHEFFVASDPNVKTDRLWHDKYSLRKSMIPSFITMDQARKVLLIGKSINFLHQVCHDRTPPGKITPASKSADTPKDAAELLSDLEGAFQEKIDAAYFDTSKYLLDVLNRNYLLLEHLQAMRRYLLLGQGDFIRHLMDLLKPELVRPATTLYQHNLTGILETAVRATNAQYDNAEILKRLDVRLLEVSPGDTGWDVFSLDYHVDGPIATVFTRECMGHYLRVFNFLWRAKRMEYTLTDIWKGQMCNAKLLKTMPELSGVLHQCHILASEMVHFIHQMQYYITFEVLECSWDELWNRVQQAQDLDHIIAAHDMFLDSIISRCLLDNNSRSLLTQLRAIFDQIIEFQSAQDSLYRSALEELALRLQFEEKKQQREDEGQWGVTAEQEAEEKKRIQEFQDTIPKMRSQLRILTHFYQSIVQQFLVLLMTSTDESLRFLSFRLDFNEHYRAREPRLRASLGANWGRRPSNI, from the exons ATGGCGACCCTGGATCAGAAATCACCCAATGTGCTTCTTCAGAGCCTCTGCTGCAGAATCACGGGGAAAAGCGAAG CTGAAGTTGCCCACCAGTTTCAGTATGCTGTACGAGTCATTGGCAGTAACTACGCCCCCACTATTGAACGGGATGAGTTCCTGGTGTCGGAGAAGATCAAGAAAGAAT TGCTGAAGCAGAGGAGAGAAGCAGACGCTGCTCTTTTCTCAGAGCTGCATAGAAAACTTCAGACACAG AGTGTTCTGAAGCATCGCTGGTCTGTTCTCTACTTGCTGCTCAGCCTCTCTGAAGACCCCCGCAAACCGTCCAGCAgg GTTGGAAATTATGGCGCACTCTTTGCCCAGGCCCTCCCGAGGGACGCCCACTCCACCCCCTTCTACTGCACCCGGCCCCAAAGCCTGGCCCTGGGCTACGGGGAGAGGAGCGCCGCTCTGTCGGCCAGCGTGGGGACCAGCGGCATCTCCAGTCTGGGAGTCTACACACTGAACGGGCCCACGGCAACGCCGCAGTCACTGCTGGCTGG tcAACCCCCTCAGTCTGCAGCGGGAGGCGGTCAGCCTCTGGGCTCTCGGCTGGCCTGGGCTCTTCCTGTAAGCTGCTCCCCTTCCTCGGCTCTGGCCCCGCTCGCCACTCGGCCGGCCCTCGGACCTCCAGTTCCCTCCTCCAGAGTGGTCCGTCCTCGCAGAGATG GGGAGGTGAGCGAGGCGGCGCTGGTGCGGGACATCCTCTACGTCTTCCAGGGAATCGATGGCAAGTTCATTAAGATGAGCGCCCAGGATAACTGCTACAAAATAGACAGCAAG GTGGTGCTGTGCAAGTCCCTGAGAGacaccagcagcagactggcCGAGCTCGGCTGGCTCCACAACAAAGTCAGGAAGTACACCGACGCCAGGAGCCTGGACCGGGCCTTTGGACTGGTCGGACAG AGCTTCTGTGCCTCGCTTCACCAGGAGCTGAAGGAGTACTACAGGCTACTGTCTGTCCTCCACTCCCAG TTGCAGGTGGAGGATGAGCAGGGTGTGATCGTGTGCTCAGAGAGCACTCTGACTCTCAGAAGGCTCCTGGTCTGGATGTATGACCCCAAAAGTCGACTCAAAACGCTGGCCGCTCTCGTCGACTTCTGCCAAG gTCGGAAAGGAGGCGAGCTGGCCTCAGCTGTCCATTCTTACGGGAAAACAGGTGACCCACAGATGAGAGCGCTGGTTCAACACATCCTCAGCCTGGTGTCGCACCCTATCCTCAACTTCCTGTATAGGTGGATCTATGACGGGGAGTTAGAAGATACGTACCacgag ttcttcGTAGCATCGGATCCGAACGTGAAGACAGATCGTCTGTGGCATGACAAGTACTCCCTCAGGAAGTCAATGATCCCCTCATTCATCACCATGGACCAGGCCCGCAAG gtGCTGCTTATTGGTAAATCCATCAACTTCCTGCATCAGGTTTGTCACGACAGAACACCGCCGGGCAAAATCACACCAGCATCCAAGTCTGCAGACACACCCAAAGATG CTGCAGAGCTGCTGTCTGACTTGGAGGGCGCATTTCAGGAGAAGATCGACGCTGCTTACTTTGACACCAGCAAATACCTGCTGGATGTTCTTAACCGCAACTACCTGCTGCTGGAGCATCTGCAGGCCATGAGGAGATACCTGCTGCTGGGCCAGGGAGACTTCATCAGACACCTCATGGACCTGCTCAA ACCAGAGTTGGTGCGTCCTGCCACCACTTTGTATCAACACAACCTGACTGGCATCTTAGAGACGGCAGTCAGAGCCACAAACGCCCAGTATGACAATGCAGAGATTCTCAAGAGGCTGGATGTACGCCTGCTAgag GTGTCTCCTGGTGATACAGGCTGGGATGTTTTTAGTCTGGACTACCACGTCGATGGACCTATTGCTACG gtgttTACAAGGGAGTGTATGGGCCACTACCTGCGTGTGTTCAATTTCCTGTGGAGGGCCAAGAGGATGGAGTACACACTGACTGACATCTGGAAGGGACAGATGTGTAATGCCAAGCTGCTCAAAACCATGCCTG AGTTGTCCGGCGTGCTGCATCAATGTCACATCCTGGCCTCTGAGATGGTCCACTTCATCCACCAAATGCAGTACTACATCACCTTTGAG gtGCTGGAGTGCTCCTGGGACGAGTTGTGGAACAGAGTGCAGCAGGCTCAGGACCTCGACCACATCATCGCTGCCCACGACATGTTCCTCGACAGCATCATCTCAAGATGCCTGCTGGacaacaacagcagg TCTCTTTTGACCCAGCTGAGGGCCATATTTGACCAGATCATCGAGTTCCAAAGCGCCCAGGACTCCCTCTACCGCTCGGCACTGGAGGAACTGGCCCTCCGGCTGCAGTTTGAAGAGAAGAAGCAACAGAGAGAGGACGAG GGTCAGTGGGGAGTGACGGCCGAACAGGAagcagaggagaagaagaggattCAGGAGTTCCAGGACACCATACCAAAGATGCGCTCCCAGCTTCGCATCCTCACCCACTTCTACCAG AGCATCGTCCAGCAGTTCCTGGTGTTGCTGATGACCAGCACGGATGAGAGTCTGCGTTTCCTCAGCTTCAGACTGGACTTCAATGAGCACTACAG GGCCAGAGAGCCGCGGCTGCGAGCCTCACTAGGCGCCAACTGGGGGCGACGACCGTCAAATATCTGA